A stretch of Channa argus isolate prfri chromosome 16, Channa argus male v1.0, whole genome shotgun sequence DNA encodes these proteins:
- the LOC137101457 gene encoding tubulin beta-4B chain-like, producing MREIVHLQAGQCGNQIGAKFWEVISDEHGIDPSGTYHGDSDLQLERISVYYNEASGGKYVPRAVLVDLEPGTMDSVRSGPFGQIFRPDNFVFGQSGAGNNWAKGHYTEGAELVDSVLDVVRKEAESCDCLQGFQLTHSLGGGTGSGMGTLLISKIREEYPDRIMNTFSVVPSPKVSDTVVEPYNATLSVHQLVENTDETFCIDNEALYDICFRTLKLTTPTYGDLNHLVSVTMSGVTTCLRFPGQLNADLRKLAVNMVPFPRLHFFMPGFAPLTSRGSQQYRALTVPELTQQMFDAKNMMAACDPRHGRYLTVAAIFRGRMSMKEVDEQMLNVQNKNSSYFVEWIPNNVKTAVCDIPPRGLKMAATFIGNSTAIQELFKRISEQFTAMFRRKAFLHWYTGEGMDEMEFTEAESNMNDLVSEYQQYQDATAEEEGEFEEEGEEDIA from the exons ATGAGGGAGATCGTTCACTTGCAGGCAGGCCAATGTGGAAATCAGATTGGAGCCAAG TTCTGGGAGGTGATAAGTGACGAACATGGCATCGACCCGTCCGGGACATACCATGGGGACAGCGACCTGCAGCTGGAGCGAATCAGCGTTTATTACAACGAGGCATCAG GTGGCAAGTATGTTCCTCGTGCAGTGCTGGTGGACCTGGAGCCTGGCACAATGGACTCTGTGAGGTCTGGGCCATTTGGCCAGATCTTTAGACCAGACAACTTTGTGTTTG GCCAGAGCGGAGCTGGTAATAACTGGGCTAAAGGCCACTACACTGAGGGGGCTGAACTGGTGGACTCGGTCCTGGATGTGGTGAGAAAGGAGGCAGAGAGCTGTGACTGCCTCCAGGGCTTCCAGCTCACACACTCCCTGGGAGGAGGTACTGGGTCTGGCATGGGTACGCTGCTTATCAGCAAAATCCGAGAGGAGTATCCAGATCGCATCATGAACACTTTCAGTGTGGTACCCTCACCCAAA GTGTCAGACACAGTGGTGGAGCCATACAATGCCACTCTCTCTGTCCACCAGCTGGTCGAGAACACAGACGAGACCTTCTGTATTGATAATGAGGCCCTGTATGACATCTGCTTCCGCACGCTAAAGCTCACCACACCCACCTACGGTGATCTTAACCACCTTGTGTCAGTAACAATGAGTGGGGTAACCACTTGCCTGCGCTTCCCTGGCCAGCTCAATGCAGATTTGAGGAAACTGGCAGTCAACATGGTGCCTTTCCCCAGGCTGCACTTCTTCATGCCAGGTTTTGCTCCTCTCACCAGTCGTGGCAGCCAGCAGTACAG GGCTTTGACAGTTCCTGAACTCACCCAGCAGATGTTTGATGCCAAGAACATGATGGCAGCTTGTGACCCACGCCACGGGCGCTACCTAACAGTTGCTGCCATCTTCCGAGGCCGCATGTCCATGAAAGAGGTGGACGAGCAGATGCTCAACGTGCAGAACAAGAACAGCAGCTACTTTGTGGAGTGGATCCCCAACAATGTTAAGACAGCGGTCTGTGACATCCCTCCCCGTGGCCTCAAAATGGCTGCCACCTTTATTGGCAACAGCACAGCCATTCAGGAGCTGTTCAAGCGCATCTCTGAGCAGTTCACCGCCATGTTCCGCCGCAAGGCCTTCCTCCACTG GTACACAGGTGAGGGCATGGATGAGATGGAGTTCACAGAGGCTGAGAGCAACATGAATGACCTGGTGTCTGAGTACCAACAGTACCAGGACGCCACTGCTGAGGAAGAGGGAGAGTTTGAGGAGGAGGGTGAAGAGGACATAGCCTAG